Below is a window of Streptomyces sp. NBC_01429 DNA.
CTCCTCGCGGCGCTCTTGTGCCTGAGGGTGGACCACGAGCCAACCGGTGCCATCGTCCGCGAGTTCCACGTCTCGCACGCGCAGCACCCGGGCCTCCTCCGGACGCAGAGCGGCGAGAGCGATGGAAGCCAGGAAGGCTCGCAAGGCGAGGCCGTTCTGCAAATCTTCGCTGGCCCGGTCCAGGATCGCGAAGCACTGCCGATCGGACAGATAAGACGTTTGTTCATTGACGACTGCGGTCATGGCAGAACTCCTTGAGGGTGAGGCTTGGATAGACACGGCAGTCCGGCCATCCCAGGCGAATCGCACGGCGACCGAACACCATCAATACTCCGAAGAATCGCCGGTTTGGGTAACCGGCGATCCCGTGCTACCTTGCGCCGCTCTCGCACACTCTTCCGCAGCTGATCTAGGTTCGCTTGCTTCAGCGCACGATTCCAGTCTTTGCCCGGGCCAATGTGTCTGCCATCGGCGAACCACCATGCTGGCGCCGGAATCACAAAGGTCAGCCTGTCGAATAGTCAGCCCTGAACGAGTGGAAGCACCGGAACAGAGCAGGTGTCTTCTAAGCACCTGGCCTATTCTGCGAAGCTCTACTCGGCGTCTGAGCGCCAATACGCTCCTGTCGCAGTACATCTCCGCGTACCTGCGTGCCATGTCGGTACCGCCTCGCAGACCGGATCACCCCCGCGTCGGCAGGGAGAACGCAGACGGCATTGCCCGCAGCATCATCCGCTTCGTCGAGAACGTCATCCCCGGCCACCACGGAGACACCCACGCCACCCTGAAGGCCATGCACAACAAGCACCTGGTGCTCACGCACGCGACGCACTCCGCACCCGGTGGTCACCACTGACCGCACCACTCGGTGATGCGGTCAATGGAGGCTATGAGGCGGTGCGTTTCTCCTTGACCTGAGCCCTGAGCCGAGGTCAAGGAGAAACGCACCGGGTGGAGGCGCGACCCCGCGCCCCTCGATGGAGTCCGCTCCCGGCCGGTGGACTCCACTCAGTGGAGCGGCCACCCGACATCGACGGTGCGCACCACCACACCGTCCATGCTGAAGCGGGAACGGCTAGGTGGGTCTTCACGCTGCTGCAGGTCAGGTCAAATGGGTCTCAATTCCGAACTGGTTGATAAGACCTGACGCAAGGGATTGCGCAGCAGCTTGTAGATCCACAATGCCGGCGAGGGGGGCCAGCTCGTACGGGACCTGTCGGATTGTGACGGGGCATCGGCAGTCCTTAGGGACGTCGAGGAATCCTCGATGCTGCTCTAGGACCGCAACGAATCCGGGGAATCTGCCAGCGGTCCCCACTTTGTGCAGGTCGTTGTCACAGACGATGGTGCTTAGGAGATCGGACGATGAGCTCAGATGTTGAGCACGCGCCACTTCGTGGATCAGGGCGATGGCGTCACAAACTCCGTTCTGTACGACCTGCACCTCGACGGGGACCTTCGGGCCGACATCCACCTTCTGCCTATGTACGAGGCGTGAGACGTCTACGGCGTATACGACGGTGCCGTCGTGGTGGAGTTCCACCATGGCGAGGCGCCCCCGGTGTGGTCCTCCTGCGGGGGTAAGGAAGTTCCCGTCGACCCAACGCCGCAGACCGACTCGCGGACCGCCGGTCAACGCATCGCGCATGGGGCTGGGTCCTGCGAAGTCACCCCGGATCTTGGCCGCCGTGGACAGCGCTGCGCTCATGGCTGCGGATGCTTCGTGGCGCTGTGGGTCGGGTACCAGGAGCGGAAGTGGGCGGGAGGGGCGGGACACCACGATCAGCCATGCTGCGGTGTGGTCTCCTTCGCCGAGAACTGCCGCGCTCGTTTCAGTCACGTGCCGCTCCAGCGCCTTGCCAGCGTCTTCCTGGCGTGCGAAGCGGTCTCGGTAGGCGCGTTCTACCTCGTGTTCCGAGAGCCAGGTGGTGTGATCGGTGAAGCGGGCAGGCACGGCGAACGCCTGCTGTTCCTTGTCGCGGGACGAGGTTCCCAACACGAAGTGCGGGGCCATTGTGCTGGCCGGGACATCGACGACAAGGACTGTTTTTGTTGTGTCTGGGCACTGCAGGGGGAATATGTCGACCCCGCCGACGAAGGGCTGGGTGTGGGCACGTAGCCACTTGTACAGGTGCTCTGTAGGTGCATCCTGGGGATCCACCCCCTCGATGACTCGGTCGTTGCGAACGCCGTAGACGAGAAGGCCGCCGCGGGCGTTGGCCATAGCAGCGACATCCTTGGCGAATTCCGACCAAAGACCAGCTTCAGGCTTCTTCGGAAGGATGCGCTTCCAGTCGAGATCGTCTCGCTCTCCGTCGATCTCCTTCGCGGCTCGTTCGATCATCCCGAACGTCAACCGGCCTGGCGACAGGCTGAGTTCTTGGTGGATACGAGTCCATGAGCTGGCCATCAACCCAGCATAGGCGGGCTGTTCGTCTCGCCGCTCCGAAACCTCGTTCCGGGCGGAGCAAGCCGGCGCCCTCATGGCCGTCGCTGTCGGACGGTGCCTGCCCGAGAAACGCTCGTCTGGACCGCCCGCGTGCGCCGATCTGTTGGCGGCCGCATGGGTGGGCAGTAGGGCGTGGGTCAGGGAGCCAGCCTGACCTGTCTGGTCTGTGCCCACCGCTCAATTCGGACCTTGTTGTAGGGAGTCCAGTGTGCCAGGTTGATGCTTCCGTCCCGCGTGATCGGGGTGGCTTCGGCTATCCCGAACGCCTGGATGAGTTCGTCGGCGATGTACGCGGCTGTCTGAACCAGAGCGGTGCCAGCATCGGCGAGATCGTCGACCAGGGCAACGGCTTCGGCGTCCGCGTAGGCGCATGTGTGGGTACTCAGAGGCATTCGGCGTCCGCGGTATTCGTCCGTCTGATCGATCCGGAAGGGCAGCAGCGGTGCCATCTGCGGGCGGGGCGGGCCGTGAGGGTGCGTGTGCGGGGCTTCGATCAGTGCTGCCTTGACCAGGACGGTGCCGGAGACGCCGGCCCGATCCCGGGCGTGGGCGCCCAGGAAGTACAGCATCGACAGCAGCTCGTAGACGACCGTGTCCAGGTCGGCGAAGTTGAACTCTTTGAGGTCCACCGTTGACGTACCGGAGTGGATGCCGGAGAGCCACACCCCGGAGCCGTCACGGTGCAGTTCGCAATGCCGGTAACCGTGTCCGTGGGGCTCGCCCATGGTCGCGGTGAGGCGGCGGGACCCGACCCGGACCTGTGAGAAGGGAAGGTCCTCCTCGCCCAGGTAGGGCGACGTGACCAGCAGATTGCGTCGGTGGCGATTGAAGGTCTCCTGTGTGATCGGCATGTTGCCGGGGACCTCCGGCGTGACGCTGACCATGAGCTGCGGTTGGTTGTTGGGCGGGAGCGCCATCAAGGCTTCGCGTTCGATGTCGAGCAAGCGCTTGGCACGGTCTGCAGTGGTAGTGAACCGGTGGTGATAGGCGGTGGCGACGTCCGTCTCGGTCAGCCAGGCGGTCAGGGATCCGGTGCGCCGGGGGTAGCGCAGTGCTTTCTCCGTCGCCTTGACCGGCGGTGTAGTCACGGCGTGGGGCCCGTAGGGGCTGCGCGGCACCGCGAGAATGAGGAGACCCCGGCCGGGATCGTCCGGGTTGCGGATGGGGTAGGTCTCGTAGCGGACCTGCGGTGCGGTACTGCTGCCGATGACCTGTTCCAGGTGTCGCAGATGGGCGTCCGCTAGGTCGATGTCCACAACCTTCGTGGGGACACCCCTGACGTCGGTCAGGCCGATGACCAAGGCGCCGCCGATGTGGTTGGCCAAGGCGCAGATGTCCTTGGCCAGCTCTTCCTTGCCCTTCGGATCCGCAGCGGCAACCTCCCTCTTGTACTCCAGGTCCTCCGCCTCAGCAGCGGCTTCTACACCAGCCAGCCCAGCCATCTGTTCGTAGGTCAACTGGTCAAGTCGGCCGCCGAACAGTGCTTCCAGGCGCCGGGAGCGAAACGTCATGACCGGACACTAGCCTCGCCGTTTCAGTTGGGGCTGCTGAGCTGCTGAGCGAGGTTGTTTGAGCCCGTGTCGGCCGGTGGGCATGGTGAGGGCCCGATGCGGGGTCGGGTTCTCCAAGGTCCTTTGAGTCGAGGGTGGGCGGGGACGGCGAGTCAGCTGGCGGGGCGGGGTAGTGCGGCCAGTCGGTGGAATGCGGCCGCGAGTTCATGTCGCCAGGGCCAGGTTGCCGATATCCGTAGGCGGAGGCGGCGGCCGCCCCGGGTGATCCGGGCGGCGACGTGCAGGATCCGGTAGCGGAGTTTCTTGGGTTCGGCAGTCGCGAGTTCGCCGTCCAGCAGGAGGACGCGGGTCCAGGCGAGGAGGTCGATCGCCGCGAGGCTGAGTTCGAGCCAGGCGGCGTTGACGCCGAAGCGGCGGGAGGGGAAGCGGCCGAAACCGGTGGTCTTGCCGCACCGGATGTGATCCTCGACGGTGGCGTGTCCTCGGTGACGGACCTCCAGGAACTGGGCCGAGCCGGAGGCGAATGGGGTATCGGTGAGGAAGACCTGATGCCGCATGCCCTCGTCCTGGTCGAAGAGTGAGAGCTGGGCTCCGGGGTGGGGGCGTTCGCGGCGGACGATGATGCGGGTGCCGGCCGGATAACCGTTCAGGTCGGTCATGCCGGTCAGTTCGGCGACCTCGGCGGACTCGCGGAGGGTGCCGTCCTGGTTCAGAGCGGGGTGCCAGACATGGTCGGGCAGGGATCGGATCGCGCGGCGGACCGGCTCGGCAACGGCGTATCCGACCGAGAAGAAGGTGCGGATTCCGCGTGTTCGCAGGTTGCGAACGTGAGTGAGGAAGGACTTTGCGGATCCGGCGCTGTCGGTGCGGACGAGGATGTCGGTGCCGTGCCGGTGGGCGTCGGGGATCTGTGCGAGAGCGTCGTTCAGGA
It encodes the following:
- a CDS encoding AlbA family DNA-binding domain-containing protein, which gives rise to MASSWTRIHQELSLSPGRLTFGMIERAAKEIDGERDDLDWKRILPKKPEAGLWSEFAKDVAAMANARGGLLVYGVRNDRVIEGVDPQDAPTEHLYKWLRAHTQPFVGGVDIFPLQCPDTTKTVLVVDVPASTMAPHFVLGTSSRDKEQQAFAVPARFTDHTTWLSEHEVERAYRDRFARQEDAGKALERHVTETSAAVLGEGDHTAAWLIVVSRPSRPLPLLVPDPQRHEASAAMSAALSTAAKIRGDFAGPSPMRDALTGGPRVGLRRWVDGNFLTPAGGPHRGRLAMVELHHDGTVVYAVDVSRLVHRQKVDVGPKVPVEVQVVQNGVCDAIALIHEVARAQHLSSSSDLLSTIVCDNDLHKVGTAGRFPGFVAVLEQHRGFLDVPKDCRCPVTIRQVPYELAPLAGIVDLQAAAQSLASGLINQFGIETHLT
- a CDS encoding IS1380 family transposase — encoded protein: MEGTFCVQGIGSRPRLHVSADGAGMVGHAGARLLADLADVTGLTSAYSTALRPLRPRGTGHDPGRIATDLAVTVADGGQTITDLAVLRDQGEVFGPVASTPTAWRLLAAVDEHVLDRLRSARAQAREVAWLQTSETRGGIPAATAGGRELPGLVLDIDATLITCHSDKDQAAPTYKGGFGFHPLLCFLANTGEAMSGRLRPGNAGANTAADHIAVLNDALAQIPDAHRHGTDILVRTDSAGSAKSFLTHVRNLRTRGIRTFFSVGYAVAEPVRRAIRSLPDHVWHPALNQDGTLRESAEVAELTGMTDLNGYPAGTRIIVRRERPHPGAQLSLFDQDEGMRHQVFLTDTPFASGSAQFLEVRHRGHATVEDHIRCGKTTGFGRFPSRRFGVNAAWLELSLAAIDLLAWTRVLLLDGELATAEPKKLRYRILHVAARITRGGRRLRLRISATWPWRHELAAAFHRLAALPRPAS
- a CDS encoding AlbA family DNA-binding domain-containing protein, with the protein product MTFRSRRLEALFGGRLDQLTYEQMAGLAGVEAAAEAEDLEYKREVAAADPKGKEELAKDICALANHIGGALVIGLTDVRGVPTKVVDIDLADAHLRHLEQVIGSSTAPQVRYETYPIRNPDDPGRGLLILAVPRSPYGPHAVTTPPVKATEKALRYPRRTGSLTAWLTETDVATAYHHRFTTTADRAKRLLDIEREALMALPPNNQPQLMVSVTPEVPGNMPITQETFNRHRRNLLVTSPYLGEEDLPFSQVRVGSRRLTATMGEPHGHGYRHCELHRDGSGVWLSGIHSGTSTVDLKEFNFADLDTVVYELLSMLYFLGAHARDRAGVSGTVLVKAALIEAPHTHPHGPPRPQMAPLLPFRIDQTDEYRGRRMPLSTHTCAYADAEAVALVDDLADAGTALVQTAAYIADELIQAFGIAEATPITRDGSINLAHWTPYNKVRIERWAQTRQVRLAP